Within Candidatus Edwardsbacteria bacterium, the genomic segment GCCCTTGGCCTGGTGACGGCTTTTCAGTTCCTCCCGGTATTGCTGCTGGGGCCGATGGGCGGGGTGGTGACCGACCGGTTTCCCAAAAGAAAACTGTTATATTTTACCCAGACCGCTTTCAGCCTCCTGGCCCTTACCCTGGGGATCCTGGTGGCGGTGGACCGGGTCCAGTTGTGGATGGTCTATCTGCTGGCTCTGGGTTTCGGCCTGCTGGCCGCCATCGACAACCCCACCCGCCAGTCCTTTGTCCACGAGATGGTCGGCAGCCAGCTGTTGCGAAATGCGGTCACCCTCAACTCCACCGCCATCAACCTGGCCCGGGTGATAGGGCCGGCCTTGGCCGGAGTGCTGATAGCCGGGGTCGGGCTGGCCTCCTGCTTCATCATAAATTCGGTCTCCTATCTGGCAGTTTTGATCTGCCTGCTAATGATGCGCGACAGCGAGTTTAACGCCGTTCCGCCGATACGGGCCATGAAAGGGCAGCTGCTCAAGGGGTTTGCCTACATGTGGAAGACCCCGGTGATCAGGGATATCTTGATAATGATGGCGATAGTCGGGACCCTGGCCTATGAATTTCAGGTCAGCCTGCCGCTTCTGGCCAAATATACTTTTCACGGCACCGCCGCCAGTTTTGCCATGCTGACATCGGCCATGGGAATGGGGGCGGTATTGGGCGGTCTTTTTTCAGCCAGCCGGGGAAGATCCCGTCCGGTGTGGGTGGCCTGGGCCAGCCTGGCCTTTGGAGCCGCCATTCTGATCGTTTCCTTGTCCCCCGGTTTGTCTTTTGCCGCTATGGCCCTGGTGGCGGTGGGGATATTTTCGATCCTGTTCACCTCCCTGGGAAATACCACCCTGCAGCTGGAGTGCCAGCCGTCCATGAGGGGGAGGGTGATGGCCATTTGGACCGTGGCCTTTATGGGATCTACCCCCATAGGCGGTCCGATCATCGGCTGGGTGGGGGAGCATGCCAGCCCCCGGTGGAGCCTGGTGGTGGGCGGGGTGGCGGCCCTTTTGGCCGGGGCCTATGGATTGATATCCACCAGGAAAAATTATTCCCAGATAAATCCGGCCGCCGGGACGGCCCAAGATGGCCCATAGGATGCTGGTCGGCAGAAGAAAAGACTTTTAATGATAAATTATTTTTACGGGCAGTAGATGAATTACGAGCTTTCACGAAAGCAGATGGTGGATCAGCAAATCATCCGCCGGGGGGTGAACGATCCCAGGGTGATCGCCGCCATGCAAAAGGTGCCCCGGCACCTGTTCGTGCAGGAAGCCCTGCAGGACCGGGGTTATGACGACAATCCCCTGCCCATCGGCCAGGCCCAGACCATCTCCCAGCCCTATATCGTGGCCCTGATGAGCCAGAACCTGAACCTTAAGGGCGGGGAGAAGGTGCTGGAGATAGGCACCGGCTCCGGCTACCAGGCGGCGGTGCTGGCCGAGATGGGGGCCAAGGTCTTCACCATCGAGCGGGTGGAGAAGCTGTACCACAATTCCCGGAAACTGCTGGAGGAGCTTAAATACCACGATATAGCCGTCAAGCTGGGGGACGGCACCATCGGCTGGGCCGAGCATGCGCCCTACGACCGGATCATCGTCACCGCCGGGGCCCCGGAGGTTCCCAAGACCTACTGGGACCAGCTGGCCGAGGGCGGCCGGATAGCCATCCCGGTGGGCGATGTCCATGTGCAGTCGCTGGTGCTGGTGGACAAGATCGAGGGCAAAGAGGTGAAGAGCCAGGTCTGCGGCTGCGTGTTCGTGCCGCTGATCGGTAAATACGGCTGGCAGACCAATGGACAGTAGGATCAGGATAGGAGTGATCGGGGCTTCGTCCTGCTCGGCCAAGCTGGCCCAGGCGGCCTACACGGTCGGCAAGCTAATAGCTGAGAGCGGCGCCATTCTAGTATGCGGCGGGATGGGCGGGGTGATGGAGGCCGCCTGCCGGGGAGCAATAGAGGCCGGCGGGATGACGGTGGGCATACTGCCCGGCTCTTCGGCCAAAGAGGGAAATGATTATCTGACAGTTCCGGTGGTGACTGGGCTGGGCTATGCCCGGAACTCCATTGTGGTGCAGTCGGCTCAGGTGCTGATAGCCATCGGCGGGAAATACGGCACGCTGTCGGAGCTGGCCTACGCCGCCGGGTTCGGGATCCCGGTGGTGGGGCTTTCCACCTGGAAGATCCGGGCGCCGATCAAGCATGTGAGGACCCCGGAGGAGGCGGTGAGGATGGCGTTGAAGATGGTGAGGACGTGAGATGGGAAAATGGGACGCAGATAAACGCTGATTTCAAAAAGTATCAATAAAATATACCCACTGTATAAATGTAATGGTTAGGCGCAATTAATACGGGATAATATGAAAATTTCAAAATTATTATTGCTGGTTGCTATAACACTTTTAATTGTACAAAAAGCTGAAGCACAAACAGAATATTTGAAAAGTTGGTCGCATACATATTGGCATACTTCAATTTCACTAAAAGATCAATTGAATATCAAAATATCTGCGCCAATGGAAGGTGTTAATCTTCCAAATTCATTTGAAACCAGCCTGGTAAGTATTTCTGCCATTGAACAAAATAAAAAATATTACATATCAGCAAATCCATTATTTATTGGTGCAGCATTAGGTGGTGCTGGATTGGTAAACATTTTTAACAAAGAAACACGATCACCAATTTATGGCATTGCGGCAGTTGCAATACTTGCACCACAAATCTTGGGAAATTTTAAAATCGGTTTTGCTCCTAACAGTAATATTGCATTTATGGCGGGCCAAAATACAGACTATTATTTGTTTTATAAAATATCAAGGATTTGCACTGAAAGTTCAATTGGTATAAAATTATCTAACGATGCTTTCAGAGTAACACTTGATTTGCGTATTCCTTGGACAAAAGGGTATTTTGATAATAAACAACCTTATATTAATTTCGGCATTGGGTACTTCCCGGTATTTCCAAATACACCATTTTAGTATTCTTTATAATTTGTAAATGAACAAAACAATGTTTGCCCATATCGCCGGCATGGTGCAGGGCGTGGGATTCAGGTATTACGTGTGGCATCAGGCCAGGCATCTGGGGCTGGCCGGATATGTTCGCAACCTGCCGGACGGTTCAGTGGAGGCCGGGGCCGAAGGCGAAGAGGATAAATTAAACCAGTTTATTGAGGCCCTCCGGGCCGGGCCCTCCGGCGCGGTGGTGGAGGAGGTCAAAGTGGTGTGGGGAGAATACGGCGGAAAATATCGGGAGTTTAATATTACGCACTAAACCAATGGCGCGTCATCCTGAAGGCGACATCAGTTTTTGCTGTTGAAGGATCTGCGCCGATAGGATACAGATTCTTCGGCTTGCCGGGCAGGGCATTGGGCTCAGTATAACGAAAGGCCATTTGGCGGGGGTGAGGTCAAAACTCTCCCCTTATTAGGGGAGATACGGGCCAAGCAAGAAAAGTCTTTGTGCCTTGGTGTCACTTCGACAAACTCAGTGCATAGCTTTGTGGTTAAAGTGCCATGGATTCCCGATTGCTCGGGAATGACAGATGATCTTCTGTGGATTGCTTCATCAGAAAAGCAGCGAAGCTTTTTCGCAATGACAAATAACGAACAGATATAAAACTCATCAGGAGCAGAACATGGCAGTCAACCTGGGAAAATTCATCAGAGAAGTGCCGGACTTTCCCAAAAAAGGCATCGGCTTCAAGGACATCACCACACTTTTAAAGGATGCCGAGGGCTTCAAGCTGGCGGTGGACCAGCTGTCAGAACAACTAAAGGACGTTAAGATAGACGCCATCGCGGTGATAGAGTCCCGGGGCTTTCCCTTCGGCTCGGCTTTGGCCTACAAGCTGGGCACCGGCCTGCTGCTGGTCCGCAAGCCCGGCAAACTGCCGGCCCCGACCATCCGCCAGGAATATGAGCTGGAATACGGCACCGACGCCCTGGAGATCCACCAGGACGCCATCACGCCGGGACAGAATGTCCTGATCGTGGACGACCTGCTGGCCACCGGAGGGACGGCCATGGCGGTGGCCCAATTGGTGGAGAAGCTTAAAGGGAAGGTGGCCGCCATCGCTTTCGTAGTGGAGCTGGATTTCCTGAAAGGGCGGGAGAAGCTGGCCGGTCATAAGGTGGTCTCACTGGTGCACTATCAAAGCGAGTAATTGAAAAACAGGTTCGCATATCTTTTCCTGCTGGCGGCCCTTTGGCTGCTGATCGGAGCCGGTCAGGCCCGGGCCCAGCAGGCCTCGCCGGCCGACTCGGCCTCCGGGTATTTTCAGGAATACTTCTCCCGGCTGATGGAGGAGTGGCGCCTCAACCAGATCCAGGAGCTGGCCAAACAGTGGGGCATCTCGGCGATGGGCACCAAGGGCATCAGGATGAACCGCAGCTTCTGGGAGGAGCGGCTGAGCCTGGTGATGTGGCTGCCCCGCAGCAGCCGGGGGCAGAGCCTGGTGCTGGAGTATCAGTTAAAAAAGCACTTCCTGGTCAGGGGGGAGATCGACCGGCATTCCCGGAGCGACAACGCCTGGCTGGATTTCATCTTCCGGACCGAATATTGAAGGGTTAAACTTTGGCAGCGGCAACAGGGTCAAATACCCCTGTAAGCTGTTAGTTAAATTTATTTTAGGTGTCAACATGAAACGAATGATCGCGGCAATGCTCCTGGTCCTTTTGACCGTTCCGGCCCTGGCCCAGGACGGCTATTTCGGCAAGAACAAGGTCAAATACAAGAGTTTTCGCTGGGAGAAGATCACCACCGAGAATTTCGAGCTCTACTATTACCAGGGCGGGCGGGAGCTGGCCCAGGTGGCGGCCCGGATGGCCGAGAACGCCGGGCGCAGGATATCCCAGGACATGGGGCACACCCTGTACAATAAGATACCCATCGTGCTGTACACCTCCCACAATGATTTCGCCCAGACCAACATCGCCCAGGATATCATAGACGAAGGGGTGGGTGGTTTCACCACTTTGCTCAAGAACCGGGTGGTGGTGCCCTATACCGGCTCCTACGCCGACCTGGATCATGTGATCACCCACGAACTGGTCCATGCCTTCATGTTCGACCTGTTCTTCGGCCAATCCATGGAATCCATCTTCTCCCAGCAGAGTCTGCTGCAGCTGCCGCTGTGGTTCGTGGAGGGGATGGCCGAGTACGAATCGCGGGGCTGGGATCCCGAGACCGAGATGATAATCAAGGACCTGGCTCTCAACCAGCGGCTGATCCCCATCCAGGAGCTGGAGGGGTACGGCGGGAGCTATTTCGTCTACAAGGAGGGCCAGGCCATCATCAAGTTCATAGTCGAGAGGTACGGACAGCAGAAGATCGGCGAGATGTTCCACATGCT encodes:
- a CDS encoding MFS transporter; amino-acid sequence: MLAALNNFAKATFSSLQVRNYRLYFIGQGISMCGTWMQSIGQAWLVLKITGSGTALGLVTAFQFLPVLLLGPMGGVVTDRFPKRKLLYFTQTAFSLLALTLGILVAVDRVQLWMVYLLALGFGLLAAIDNPTRQSFVHEMVGSQLLRNAVTLNSTAINLARVIGPALAGVLIAGVGLASCFIINSVSYLAVLICLLMMRDSEFNAVPPIRAMKGQLLKGFAYMWKTPVIRDILIMMAIVGTLAYEFQVSLPLLAKYTFHGTAASFAMLTSAMGMGAVLGGLFSASRGRSRPVWVAWASLAFGAAILIVSLSPGLSFAAMALVAVGIFSILFTSLGNTTLQLECQPSMRGRVMAIWTVAFMGSTPIGGPIIGWVGEHASPRWSLVVGGVAALLAGAYGLISTRKNYSQINPAAGTAQDGP
- a CDS encoding protein-L-isoaspartate(D-aspartate) O-methyltransferase; this translates as MNYELSRKQMVDQQIIRRGVNDPRVIAAMQKVPRHLFVQEALQDRGYDDNPLPIGQAQTISQPYIVALMSQNLNLKGGEKVLEIGTGSGYQAAVLAEMGAKVFTIERVEKLYHNSRKLLEELKYHDIAVKLGDGTIGWAEHAPYDRIIVTAGAPEVPKTYWDQLAEGGRIAIPVGDVHVQSLVLVDKIEGKEVKSQVCGCVFVPLIGKYGWQTNGQ
- a CDS encoding TIGR00725 family protein, which gives rise to MDSRIRIGVIGASSCSAKLAQAAYTVGKLIAESGAILVCGGMGGVMEAACRGAIEAGGMTVGILPGSSAKEGNDYLTVPVVTGLGYARNSIVVQSAQVLIAIGGKYGTLSELAYAAGFGIPVVGLSTWKIRAPIKHVRTPEEAVRMALKMVRT
- a CDS encoding acylphosphatase, with the protein product MNKTMFAHIAGMVQGVGFRYYVWHQARHLGLAGYVRNLPDGSVEAGAEGEEDKLNQFIEALRAGPSGAVVEEVKVVWGEYGGKYREFNITH
- a CDS encoding adenine phosphoribosyltransferase; the protein is MAVNLGKFIREVPDFPKKGIGFKDITTLLKDAEGFKLAVDQLSEQLKDVKIDAIAVIESRGFPFGSALAYKLGTGLLLVRKPGKLPAPTIRQEYELEYGTDALEIHQDAITPGQNVLIVDDLLATGGTAMAVAQLVEKLKGKVAAIAFVVELDFLKGREKLAGHKVVSLVHYQSE